Proteins co-encoded in one Octopus sinensis linkage group LG6, ASM634580v1, whole genome shotgun sequence genomic window:
- the LOC115213377 gene encoding CUB and peptidase domain-containing protein 2, with protein MLSLCCLLVTVASVYAAPAEQIVGGSPAANCEFPSIVHLTIFNQPTDNMVSLCGGTLIDSTHVLTAAHCLEGHVRKVRVNIGTNDKRIRGPQTTNAIQIMSHEHYVHQPYLIQNDIAILTLSRPVREVGCVKFATMAYPGETFDHKRCIAAGWGNLFFKGNSPNELYKVALPAIPHAVCKRRSRMRIVDGILCAGDFRPGGASTCQGDSGGPLYCPRSNGEMVLAGVTSFGHKCERHISAFSDVGYFRNWIDRHT; from the exons CACCTGCCGAACAGATCGTCGGTGGATCTCCAGCAGCTAACTGCGAATTTCCATCTATTGTCCATCTCACAATATTTAATCAGCCCACAGATAACATGGTTAGTCTATGTGGTGGTACTTTGATTGATTCTACACATGTATTGACAGCAGCTCACtgtct AGAAGGTCATGTCAGAAAAGTTAGAGTAAATATTGGTACCAACGACAAGCGGATTCGTGGTCCTCAGACAACAAATGCTATTCAAATTATGAGTCATGAACATTACGTTCACCAACCCTACCTCATAC agaACGACATCGCCATATTGACTTTGAGCAGACCAGTCCGTGAAGTAGGATGTGTGAAATTTGCAACTATGGCCTATCCAGGAGAAACATTTGATCATAAAAGATGTATCGCTGCTGGATGGGGAAATCTCTTTT TCAAAGGAAATAGCCCTAACGAATTATATAAAGTGGCCCTTCCAGCTATTCCCCATGCTGTTTGTAAAAGAAGATCTAGGATGCGAATTGTTGACGGAATTCTTTGTGCCGGGGATTTCAGACCAGGTGGAGCATCTACTTGCCAG GGTGACTCTGGTGGTCCACTTTATTGTCCAAGATCAAATGGTGAAATGGTGTTGGCAGGAGTAACATCTTTTGGACATAAATGTGAAAGACATATCAGTGCTTTCAGCGACGTCGGATATTTCCGAAACTGGATCGATAGGCACACGTGA